In Candidatus Paceibacterota bacterium, the genomic stretch ATTTTTCGATATTTTCCAGATCAACATCTCGCATTACAATGAGAAGCGTTTCTTTGTCCCGATGTGGGTCAGCGCAAATGGCACACAGATTTTTTCCGCTCCCATTTACGGCAAAAAAGCGAAAACACGACTGGCACACCGCAATATCATTTTTGAGCTCCAGAATAAGCGCAGAAAGTTCTTTTCTGTAAGCATCTGTCGAAGTGAGTAGGGAATAGACAAAACGTTTGGCCTGTCGAGGGCCAATACCCGGAAACCGCCGAAAATGTTCTGTAAGCTTGTCGATTACATTCATAATTCTTCTATTCTATCTCTCCAGCACCAAAAGCACAAAACTTTGTGCATATTTCTCTGTTGTCCAATCATCTTTACCACTGATATACTTTTTGCAATGAAAAAAGAATACATCGTCCACGACCATATAGTTCAGACTATTACAGAACAGATTCGCAACTGGCAGAAAGGCGATCAGAAGAAAAAACTTCGCTTTAAACATGGCAGTACCAACACCACCCGTTCTCAACAACAAAATTTTGAATATATAGACACTACCTCGCTGAATCATGTCTTAGAAATAAACACCGAAGAAAAATGGGCCTTAGTCGAACCTAATGTACCAATGGATTTTTTGGTGGAGGAGACGCTCAAATATGGTCTTGTTCCAGCAGTCGTCATGGAGTTTCCGGGCATTACTGTGGGCGGGGGAGTTCAGGGAGCGGCACTAGAAAGTTCCTCTTTTAAATTTGGTCAATTTAATGACACCTGTGTTGAATATGAACTTATCACGGGTGATGGGAGGGTAATAAAAGCTTCTGAGAATCAAAACTCCGATCTCTTTTATGGAATCTCAAGTTCTTATGGAACATTGGCTATTGTAACTTTGGTAAAATTGCGGCTCATTGTGGCAAAACCTTATGTAAAACTTTCGTATCGTTTTTTTAATGATGAAAAAAGCACGGTCGATTGTTTGAGGGAAGAATCGAAGCGAGAGACCAATGATTATCTTGAAGGCATTATTTTTTCACCGAAAAGCGCAGTTGTTATAAAAGGAATTTTTTCAGAAACTGCCGAGGGTGATATCAAAACATTTAATCACCAAACTGATCCGTGGTTTTATCGCCATGTGAAAAAGATTCTAGAAAACGGTAAAGAATATTCTGATTACGTTCCGATCAAGGAGTATCTTTTTAGATATAATCGAGGAGCTTTTTGGATGGGGGAATATGCTCTTGCCATATTTCACATACCAAGCACGGCATTGAATCGCATTATATTCGACAGATTCCTGAATACTCGAAAGCTGTATGAGCGTTTGCACGTAGCGAACGTCTCTCAAAACTATCTTATCCAGGATTTCTATTACCCATTCGATAAAGCAATGGAATATCTCGATTTCAATAGTCGTGAGATGGAAATTTACCCAGTGTGGCTTTGCCCTATAAAGGCAACAGGAACTGCACAAAAACTTTCTCCTCACTATTCAACAAAAGATACGCATTTACTCAATATCGGTATTTACGGACAGTCGAAAAAGTTTTTGAAAAGAGGTGTGGTAGAGCGGAACAGGCAGGTAGAAATTTTTGCTGAGAAAAATAATGCACGGAAAATGTTCTATGCCCAGTCATATTATCCAAAAGATGAGTTTTGGAAAATATATGATTATTCTTGGTATTTGGATCTTCGCAAGAAATACGGTGCTTTGAATGTATTCCCAGAAATTTGGGAGAAAATTTTCGTATCGGAATTGTATAAACCCAAAGTGGTGACGGGACTTTTGGGCCATGCTCTGAAAGGTGCTATGAAAAAGATTAGGATAGTCTAGAACTCGTTGACCTCCTGATTTACCGGTCCGTACTCGCTTTTTTCCATTGAGAGGAATGTCGCGCGCTTTTCGTCGAAATAGAGCTCGATTTTTCCTGTTGGGCCGTTTCGGTGTTTTTCAATCATAATTTCAGCGATGTTTGGTCGGCCAGTATCTTCTTTTTGTTTGTCTTCGCGATGGATGAACATAACTACGTCGGCGTCCTGCTCGATAGAACCAGAATCTCGAAGGTCTGAAAGGCGAGGTTTTCCTCCGCGTTGTTCTACGGCTCGGGAGAGCTGTGAGAGGGCGAGCACGGGTACATCCAGCTCTCGGGCGAGATGCTTCAATGAACGTGAAATTTCAGTTACTTGCTGAACCAGGTTGTCATTGCTTCGGGAATTCGTTGGGACCATGAGCTGAAGGTAGTCCACGATAATGAGGCCCAGTCCTTTTTCCGCTTTCAGTCGGCGGGCGACAGAACGCATCTTCAAAATGTTGTTGCCAGGCTGATCGTCAATGAAAATCGGTGCTTTCGAAAGTTTAGCCAGAGAATCTCGAATTTGGTCGAATTCTGTTTCCACAGAGAGCCTTCCTGTGCGGAGTTTCCATGCATCAACCCGCGACTCGGATGCAAGCATCCTGTCTACCAATTGTTGAGAACTCATTTCCAAAGAAAAGATTCCTACAGGTACATTGTGATTGAGCGCCGCTTGGCGTGCGATATCGAGGGCGAGGGAAGTCTTTCCCATACTTGGGCGGGCGGCGAGAATGATAAGGTCTGATTTTTGAAATCCCGCGAGCTTCATATCGAGATCTTTGAAACCGGTTGGAATTCCACGCATCTCGTCTTTCGATTTATGAAGTCGGTCGAGTCTCTCCCACGCTTCGTGAAGCGTGTCTTTGAGTTCGATAAATTTATGAACGGTAGAAAAGTTAGTCACTTCAAACACCCTTTTTTCGGCCTTTTCGAGCACTTCTTCAAGTTCTCCCGCTTCGTCATATCCGAGGTGTGAAATAAATTCGGAAGCGTCAATAAGACCGCGCATCATCCACTTTTTCTGCACGATTTCTGCGTAATGGCGGATATTTGCGGCAGAAGGAACAGTGTTTACGATTTCTGTAAGATAGCTTGAACCGCCGATCTGCTCAAGCCGGTCTTTTTCTTTGAGGCGTGAGGAAAGCGAAAGAAGATCGAT encodes the following:
- a CDS encoding FAD-binding protein gives rise to the protein MKKEYIVHDHIVQTITEQIRNWQKGDQKKKLRFKHGSTNTTRSQQQNFEYIDTTSLNHVLEINTEEKWALVEPNVPMDFLVEETLKYGLVPAVVMEFPGITVGGGVQGAALESSSFKFGQFNDTCVEYELITGDGRVIKASENQNSDLFYGISSSYGTLAIVTLVKLRLIVAKPYVKLSYRFFNDEKSTVDCLREESKRETNDYLEGIIFSPKSAVVIKGIFSETAEGDIKTFNHQTDPWFYRHVKKILENGKEYSDYVPIKEYLFRYNRGAFWMGEYALAIFHIPSTALNRIIFDRFLNTRKLYERLHVANVSQNYLIQDFYYPFDKAMEYLDFNSREMEIYPVWLCPIKATGTAQKLSPHYSTKDTHLLNIGIYGQSKKFLKRGVVERNRQVEIFAEKNNARKMFYAQSYYPKDEFWKIYDYSWYLDLRKKYGALNVFPEIWEKIFVSELYKPKVVTGLLGHALKGAMKKIRIV
- the dnaB gene encoding replicative DNA helicase; the encoded protein is MATKPALKNNLRIPPQSLDAEKALLGSIMLRPEAINEVFDIVKSESFYAEKHRIIWTIMMELYAKSTPIDLLSLSSRLKEKDRLEQIGGSSYLTEIVNTVPSAANIRHYAEIVQKKWMMRGLIDASEFISHLGYDEAGELEEVLEKAEKRVFEVTNFSTVHKFIELKDTLHEAWERLDRLHKSKDEMRGIPTGFKDLDMKLAGFQKSDLIILAARPSMGKTSLALDIARQAALNHNVPVGIFSLEMSSQQLVDRMLASESRVDAWKLRTGRLSVETEFDQIRDSLAKLSKAPIFIDDQPGNNILKMRSVARRLKAEKGLGLIIVDYLQLMVPTNSRSNDNLVQQVTEISRSLKHLARELDVPVLALSQLSRAVEQRGGKPRLSDLRDSGSIEQDADVVMFIHREDKQKEDTGRPNIAEIMIEKHRNGPTGKIELYFDEKRATFLSMEKSEYGPVNQEVNEF